In Coturnix japonica isolate 7356 chromosome 9, Coturnix japonica 2.1, whole genome shotgun sequence, a single window of DNA contains:
- the VWA5B2 gene encoding von Willebrand factor A domain-containing protein 5B2 isoform X1, giving the protein MPGLYVLSSWEALPLKSSRVKACTNGYVLSITAQLLYTNPREDPVEGVFIYPLEDSELVAGFEAVVGSRRITFQVQSRHRAQECCLECGSSPGQPRRCASGHLVLDEDTERSTFVIITGSMGPAESLAVTLSTARELPTLPGGALHLVLPSVLVPRVAAAPERESEPGSLCDDRLALCPTSCFGGPGARSQPVPAAPAESSDVFRGQPYNPFPYEFAFELLVKGPCLLAGLESPTHALRADADPWASSATTTCVTLAERHRYDRDVEIILYPCEPHQPHLVMEEGTMTYPEYEAHIRRRRDYMRIARRDGSGERQVAFVQKRFHKDIFHNPVLMLNFCPEVEATPGDLQSVTREVLFLVDRSGAVSSPDVDRVKEALLVALKSLPPGTLLNMATFGAELQPLFPSSRLCSNETLQRACCHLGELRAAMGSPDLLAALSWALAQPLHHGYPRQLFLFTAAAAVGDVGRILQLVRRQASTVRCFSFGMGPRVCRRLLTAIAKLSHGRAEFLDLAERLQPKLIKALKKAMEPAVSDITIDWYVPDSTEALLSPTEIAALYPGDRLISHCTLYSIARFRDQRPVGRDGARRGSAVPSQEEVPTPAGTRLSRSSRDTSVEISAIGTEESERSADLTSGGDIWKRIYQPSYIQEQYVLTHCSVSTERSQGLLSRSSTSSESTGSRDVAPDSGSAAPDTTSQQGQKSLSFCESSTKSAPLPSAPAAIKVPVSLSSEELARRQKVLARAALAGRSFSSPHGELDARRLCRALEKVSQKRNQSVEGQLDQLGPRTPRLQHSTGESNNLLSPTHLDWDMLVEPSYLFSAVVPEAKEPSQGDPCLPLRCHVVIHGLHAGQPVSWEVTASLEALLQPRDGAGREDPPRRAATAGEKPLHGLAARSVIQDSEKAAQREAELEQGFARRFRLKAMQTSKACNVPSLYTCVVPVDGATQVVLPAAPQVWSTATRSTGTAGSRCRRQRDTEEQEALIGAGRDEVPGSPVSASSATSGWEKQNGSHGLPTSPSSSSVASRKSTESIAGSRFSLTRRRGPSLMLRPQCLSPESECSSTAASHDYLPLVQLQQARGPFQLTETFSEVVQIPLDRLRRASPYASHRASLSPTSPVAKSSPRAGLCTEGEEPVAAPEPGSPQSHSTCSEVPSVAVWAQADSGHGSESDTAPHSAAPSEAGWQDVGLEDLESASWATAVALAWLEHRCAAFFDEWELVAAKADAWLQAQQLPEGLDVSCLKGAARHLFLLLRHWDENITLNMLCYNPNNV; this is encoded by the exons ATGCCAGGTCTGTACGTGCTCTCCTCTTGGGAGGCTCTGCCTCTGAAGAGCTCCAGGGTGAAGGCGTGCACCAATGGGTACGTGCTGAGCATCACTGCCCAGCTCCTGTACACCAACCCACGTGAAGATCCTGTGGAAG GTGTCTTCATTTACCCGCTGGAGGACTCAGAGCTGGTTGCTGGCTTTGAGGCAGTGGTGGGCAGCCGGCGGATCACCTTCCAGGTGCAGAGCAGGCACCGGGCTCAGGAGTGCTGCCTGGAGTGtggcagcagcccagggcagccGCGCCGCTGTGCCAGCG GTCACCTTGTCCTGGATGAGGACACTGAGCGTTCCACCTTCGTCATCATCACGGGCTCAATGGGGCCGGCGGAGAGCCTGGCCGTGACCCTGAGCACAGCACGGGAGCTGCCCACGCTGCCTGGGGGGGCCCTGCACCTCGTCCTACCCTCCGTCCTTGTGCCACGCGTTGCTGCCGCCCCCGAGCGTGAGAGCGAGCCGGGAAGCTTGTGTGACGACAGGTTGGCCCTATG CCCCACCAGCTGTTTCGGGGGACCCGGTGCACGGAGCCAGCCCGTACCCGCAGCACCTGCGGAGAGCTCAGATGTCTTCAGGGGACAGCCCTACAACCCCTTTCCTTACGAGTTTGCTTTTGAGCTGCTGGTGAAGGGCCCCTGCCTGCTGGCAG GCCTGGAGAGCCCGACCCACGCGCTGCGTGCCGATGCCGACCCCTGGGCCAGCTCTGCCACCACCACCTGCGTCACCCTGGCTGAGCGTCACCGCTATGACAGAGATGTGGAGATCATCCTCTACCCCTGTG AGCCCCACCAGCCCCACCTGGTGATGGAGGAAGGCACCATGACGTACCCAGAATATGAGGCACACATCCGGAGACGCCGGGACTACATGCGGATAGCCAGGAGGGATGGCAGTGGGGAGAGACAG GTGGCTTTTGTGCAGAAGCGTTTCCACAAGGACATCTTCCACAACCCCGTGCTGATGCTCAACTTCTGCCCGGAGGTGGAGGCCACCCCAGGGGACCTGCAGAGTGTCACCCGTGAGGTCCTCTTCCTTGTAGATCGCAGCGGAGCCGTGAGCAGCCCTGACGTCGACAGGGTCAAG GAAGCGCTGCTGGTGGCCTTGAAGAGCCTCCCCCCAGGAACTCTGCTCAACATGGCAACTTTTGGTGCCGAACTGCAGCCGCTCTTCCCCTCCAGCCGCCTCTGCAGCAAT GAGACGCTGCAGCGGGCGTGCTGCCACCTGGGTGAGCTGCGGGCGGCCATGGGCAGCCCTGACCTCCTGGCGGCGCTGAGTTGGGCACTGGCACAGCCCCTGCACCACGGGTACCCCCGGCAGCTCTTCCTGTTCACCGCGGCGGCAGCAGTGGGTGATGTGGGCCGCATCCTGCAGCTGGTGCGCAGGCAGGCCAGCACTGTCAG GTGCTTTAGCTTTGGGATGGGACCACGGGTGTGCCGGCGGCTGCTAACAGCCATAGCCAAGCTGAGCCATGGCCGTGCTGAGTTCCTGGATCTGGCTGAGAGGCTGCAGCCCAAG CTCATCAAGGCCCTGAAGAAGGCGATGGAGCCGGCCGTCAGCGACATCACCATCGACTGGTACGTGCCTGACAGCACTGAGGCTCTGCTCTCCCCCACTGAGATTGCAGCACTCTACCCCGGGGACCGGCTCATCAGCCACTGCACCTTGTACAGCATCGCCCGGTTTCGGGACCAGCGCCCTGTG GGCCGGGATGGAGCTCGCCGGGGCTCGGCCGTCCCCTCACAGGAGGAGGTGCCCACCCCAGCGGGCACACGGCTGTCCCGAAGCTCCAGAGACACCTCCGTGGAGATCTCTGCCATTGGCACAGAGGAGTCGGAGCGCA GTGCTGACCTCACTTCAGGGGGAGATATCTGGAAGCGTATTTACCAGCCCTCCTACATCCAGGAGCAGTATGTCCTGACACACTGCTCAGTCAGCACGGAGCGCAGCCAGGGGCTGCTGTCCCGCAGCTCCACCAGCAGCGAGTCCACCGGCTCCCGTGACGTGGCCCCGGACAGTGGCTCTGCAGCCCCTGACACCACCTCCCAGCAGGGCCAGAAGAGCTTGTCCTTCTGTGAGTCCTCCACCAAATCTGCCCCACTGCCCTCGGCCCCTGCTGCCATCAAG GTGCCGGTGTCTCtgagcagtgaggagctggcacGGCGGCAGAAGGTGCTGGCACGAGCTGCCCTGGCTGGCCGCAGCTTCTCGTCGCCGCACGGGGAGCTGGACGCACGCCGGCTCTGCCGAGCCTTGGAGAAGGTGTCCCAGAAGAGGAACCAGTCTGTGGAGGGGCAGCTGGACCAGCTGGGCCCCAGGACACCgcggctgcagcacagcactggggagTCAA ATAACCTCCTGTCACCAACACACCTGGACTGGGACATGCTGGTGGAGCCCTCTTACCTCTTCAGCGCGGTGGTGCCCGAGGCGAAGGAGCCCAGCCAGGGCGATCCCTGCCTGCCCCTGCGCTGCCACGTGGTGATCCACGGACTGCACGCTGGCCAGCCCGTGTCCTGGGAGGTGACGGCCTCGCTGGaggccctgctgcagccacgGGATGGGGCGGGCAGAGAGGACCCCCCGCGGCGGGCAGCCACAGCAGGGGAGAAACCATTGCATGGCTTGGCAGCACGCTCCGTCATCCAGGACAGCGAAAAGGCGGCACAGCGTGAAGCTGAGCTGGAGCAGG GTTTTGCCCGCCGCTTCCGCCTGAAAGCCATGCAAACCAGCAAAGCCTGCAACGTGCCTTCCCTCTACACGTGCGTGGTGCCTGTGGATGGGGCCACGCAGgtggtgctgcctgcagccccgcAGGTGTGGAGCACAG CCACACGCAGCACAGGCACGGCAGGGAGCCGATGTCGCCGGCAACGGGATACGGAGGAGCAGGAGGCTCTCATTGGTGCAG GGAGGGATGAGGTTCCTGGGTCTCCAGTCAGTGCCTCCTCTGCCACCTCTGGCTGGGAAAAGCAGAACGGCTCTCACG GGCTTCCAACcagcccttccagctcctccGTGGCCTCCCGGAAATCCACAGAGAGCATTGCTGGCTCCAG GTTCAGCCTGACCCGGCGCAGGGGGCCCAGCCTGATGCTGCGACCACAGTGCCTCAGCCCCGAGAGCGAGTGCTCCAGCACGGCCGCCAGCCACGACTACCTCCCGCTG GTGCAGTTACAGCAAGCACGGGGGCCATTCCAGCTCACTGAGACCTTCTCTGAAGTGGTGCAGATCCCCTTAGACCGCCTGCGTCGTGCCTCACCCTATGCCTCCCACCGTGCCAgcctcagccccacatcccccgTGGCCAagagcagccccagggcagggctgtgcacTGAGGGCGAGGAGCCGGTTGCAGCCCCAGAGCCTGGCTCACCCCAGTCCCACAGCACTTGCTCTGAGGTGCCCAGTGTGGCCGTGTGGGCACAGGCAGACAGCGGGCACGGCTCCGAGTCTGACACTGCCCCCCACTCAGCTGCCCCATCGGAAGCAGGCtggcaggatgtggggctggaggacctgGAAAGTGCCAGCTGGGCTACGGCGGTGGCCCTGGCGTGGCTGGAGCACCGCTGTGCTGCCTTCTTTGATGAATGGGAGCTGGTGGCAGCCAAGGCAGACGCgtggctgcaggcacagcagctgcctgaggGCCTGGACGTGAGCTGTCTCAAAGGGGCAGCCCGGCACTTGTTCCTGTTGCTGCGGCACTGGGACGAGAACATCACATTGAACATGCTGTGCTACAACCCCAACAACGTGTGA
- the VWA5B2 gene encoding von Willebrand factor A domain-containing protein 5B2 isoform X2, whose amino-acid sequence MPGLYVLSSWEALPLKSSRVKACTNGYVLSITAQLLYTNPREDPVEGVFIYPLEDSELVAGFEAVVGSRRITFQVQSRHRAQECCLECGSSPGQPRRCASGHLVLDEDTERSTFVIITGSMGPAESLAVTLSTARELPTLPGGALHLVLPSVLVPRVAAAPERESEPGSLCDDSPTSCFGGPGARSQPVPAAPAESSDVFRGQPYNPFPYEFAFELLVKGPCLLAGLESPTHALRADADPWASSATTTCVTLAERHRYDRDVEIILYPCEPHQPHLVMEEGTMTYPEYEAHIRRRRDYMRIARRDGSGERQVAFVQKRFHKDIFHNPVLMLNFCPEVEATPGDLQSVTREVLFLVDRSGAVSSPDVDRVKEALLVALKSLPPGTLLNMATFGAELQPLFPSSRLCSNETLQRACCHLGELRAAMGSPDLLAALSWALAQPLHHGYPRQLFLFTAAAAVGDVGRILQLVRRQASTVRCFSFGMGPRVCRRLLTAIAKLSHGRAEFLDLAERLQPKLIKALKKAMEPAVSDITIDWYVPDSTEALLSPTEIAALYPGDRLISHCTLYSIARFRDQRPVGRDGARRGSAVPSQEEVPTPAGTRLSRSSRDTSVEISAIGTEESERSADLTSGGDIWKRIYQPSYIQEQYVLTHCSVSTERSQGLLSRSSTSSESTGSRDVAPDSGSAAPDTTSQQGQKSLSFCESSTKSAPLPSAPAAIKVPVSLSSEELARRQKVLARAALAGRSFSSPHGELDARRLCRALEKVSQKRNQSVEGQLDQLGPRTPRLQHSTGESNNLLSPTHLDWDMLVEPSYLFSAVVPEAKEPSQGDPCLPLRCHVVIHGLHAGQPVSWEVTASLEALLQPRDGAGREDPPRRAATAGEKPLHGLAARSVIQDSEKAAQREAELEQGFARRFRLKAMQTSKACNVPSLYTCVVPVDGATQVVLPAAPQVWSTATRSTGTAGSRCRRQRDTEEQEALIGAGRDEVPGSPVSASSATSGWEKQNGSHGLPTSPSSSSVASRKSTESIAGSRFSLTRRRGPSLMLRPQCLSPESECSSTAASHDYLPLVQLQQARGPFQLTETFSEVVQIPLDRLRRASPYASHRASLSPTSPVAKSSPRAGLCTEGEEPVAAPEPGSPQSHSTCSEVPSVAVWAQADSGHGSESDTAPHSAAPSEAGWQDVGLEDLESASWATAVALAWLEHRCAAFFDEWELVAAKADAWLQAQQLPEGLDVSCLKGAARHLFLLLRHWDENITLNMLCYNPNNV is encoded by the exons ATGCCAGGTCTGTACGTGCTCTCCTCTTGGGAGGCTCTGCCTCTGAAGAGCTCCAGGGTGAAGGCGTGCACCAATGGGTACGTGCTGAGCATCACTGCCCAGCTCCTGTACACCAACCCACGTGAAGATCCTGTGGAAG GTGTCTTCATTTACCCGCTGGAGGACTCAGAGCTGGTTGCTGGCTTTGAGGCAGTGGTGGGCAGCCGGCGGATCACCTTCCAGGTGCAGAGCAGGCACCGGGCTCAGGAGTGCTGCCTGGAGTGtggcagcagcccagggcagccGCGCCGCTGTGCCAGCG GTCACCTTGTCCTGGATGAGGACACTGAGCGTTCCACCTTCGTCATCATCACGGGCTCAATGGGGCCGGCGGAGAGCCTGGCCGTGACCCTGAGCACAGCACGGGAGCTGCCCACGCTGCCTGGGGGGGCCCTGCACCTCGTCCTACCCTCCGTCCTTGTGCCACGCGTTGCTGCCGCCCCCGAGCGTGAGAGCGAGCCGGGAAGCTTGTGTGACGACAG CCCCACCAGCTGTTTCGGGGGACCCGGTGCACGGAGCCAGCCCGTACCCGCAGCACCTGCGGAGAGCTCAGATGTCTTCAGGGGACAGCCCTACAACCCCTTTCCTTACGAGTTTGCTTTTGAGCTGCTGGTGAAGGGCCCCTGCCTGCTGGCAG GCCTGGAGAGCCCGACCCACGCGCTGCGTGCCGATGCCGACCCCTGGGCCAGCTCTGCCACCACCACCTGCGTCACCCTGGCTGAGCGTCACCGCTATGACAGAGATGTGGAGATCATCCTCTACCCCTGTG AGCCCCACCAGCCCCACCTGGTGATGGAGGAAGGCACCATGACGTACCCAGAATATGAGGCACACATCCGGAGACGCCGGGACTACATGCGGATAGCCAGGAGGGATGGCAGTGGGGAGAGACAG GTGGCTTTTGTGCAGAAGCGTTTCCACAAGGACATCTTCCACAACCCCGTGCTGATGCTCAACTTCTGCCCGGAGGTGGAGGCCACCCCAGGGGACCTGCAGAGTGTCACCCGTGAGGTCCTCTTCCTTGTAGATCGCAGCGGAGCCGTGAGCAGCCCTGACGTCGACAGGGTCAAG GAAGCGCTGCTGGTGGCCTTGAAGAGCCTCCCCCCAGGAACTCTGCTCAACATGGCAACTTTTGGTGCCGAACTGCAGCCGCTCTTCCCCTCCAGCCGCCTCTGCAGCAAT GAGACGCTGCAGCGGGCGTGCTGCCACCTGGGTGAGCTGCGGGCGGCCATGGGCAGCCCTGACCTCCTGGCGGCGCTGAGTTGGGCACTGGCACAGCCCCTGCACCACGGGTACCCCCGGCAGCTCTTCCTGTTCACCGCGGCGGCAGCAGTGGGTGATGTGGGCCGCATCCTGCAGCTGGTGCGCAGGCAGGCCAGCACTGTCAG GTGCTTTAGCTTTGGGATGGGACCACGGGTGTGCCGGCGGCTGCTAACAGCCATAGCCAAGCTGAGCCATGGCCGTGCTGAGTTCCTGGATCTGGCTGAGAGGCTGCAGCCCAAG CTCATCAAGGCCCTGAAGAAGGCGATGGAGCCGGCCGTCAGCGACATCACCATCGACTGGTACGTGCCTGACAGCACTGAGGCTCTGCTCTCCCCCACTGAGATTGCAGCACTCTACCCCGGGGACCGGCTCATCAGCCACTGCACCTTGTACAGCATCGCCCGGTTTCGGGACCAGCGCCCTGTG GGCCGGGATGGAGCTCGCCGGGGCTCGGCCGTCCCCTCACAGGAGGAGGTGCCCACCCCAGCGGGCACACGGCTGTCCCGAAGCTCCAGAGACACCTCCGTGGAGATCTCTGCCATTGGCACAGAGGAGTCGGAGCGCA GTGCTGACCTCACTTCAGGGGGAGATATCTGGAAGCGTATTTACCAGCCCTCCTACATCCAGGAGCAGTATGTCCTGACACACTGCTCAGTCAGCACGGAGCGCAGCCAGGGGCTGCTGTCCCGCAGCTCCACCAGCAGCGAGTCCACCGGCTCCCGTGACGTGGCCCCGGACAGTGGCTCTGCAGCCCCTGACACCACCTCCCAGCAGGGCCAGAAGAGCTTGTCCTTCTGTGAGTCCTCCACCAAATCTGCCCCACTGCCCTCGGCCCCTGCTGCCATCAAG GTGCCGGTGTCTCtgagcagtgaggagctggcacGGCGGCAGAAGGTGCTGGCACGAGCTGCCCTGGCTGGCCGCAGCTTCTCGTCGCCGCACGGGGAGCTGGACGCACGCCGGCTCTGCCGAGCCTTGGAGAAGGTGTCCCAGAAGAGGAACCAGTCTGTGGAGGGGCAGCTGGACCAGCTGGGCCCCAGGACACCgcggctgcagcacagcactggggagTCAA ATAACCTCCTGTCACCAACACACCTGGACTGGGACATGCTGGTGGAGCCCTCTTACCTCTTCAGCGCGGTGGTGCCCGAGGCGAAGGAGCCCAGCCAGGGCGATCCCTGCCTGCCCCTGCGCTGCCACGTGGTGATCCACGGACTGCACGCTGGCCAGCCCGTGTCCTGGGAGGTGACGGCCTCGCTGGaggccctgctgcagccacgGGATGGGGCGGGCAGAGAGGACCCCCCGCGGCGGGCAGCCACAGCAGGGGAGAAACCATTGCATGGCTTGGCAGCACGCTCCGTCATCCAGGACAGCGAAAAGGCGGCACAGCGTGAAGCTGAGCTGGAGCAGG GTTTTGCCCGCCGCTTCCGCCTGAAAGCCATGCAAACCAGCAAAGCCTGCAACGTGCCTTCCCTCTACACGTGCGTGGTGCCTGTGGATGGGGCCACGCAGgtggtgctgcctgcagccccgcAGGTGTGGAGCACAG CCACACGCAGCACAGGCACGGCAGGGAGCCGATGTCGCCGGCAACGGGATACGGAGGAGCAGGAGGCTCTCATTGGTGCAG GGAGGGATGAGGTTCCTGGGTCTCCAGTCAGTGCCTCCTCTGCCACCTCTGGCTGGGAAAAGCAGAACGGCTCTCACG GGCTTCCAACcagcccttccagctcctccGTGGCCTCCCGGAAATCCACAGAGAGCATTGCTGGCTCCAG GTTCAGCCTGACCCGGCGCAGGGGGCCCAGCCTGATGCTGCGACCACAGTGCCTCAGCCCCGAGAGCGAGTGCTCCAGCACGGCCGCCAGCCACGACTACCTCCCGCTG GTGCAGTTACAGCAAGCACGGGGGCCATTCCAGCTCACTGAGACCTTCTCTGAAGTGGTGCAGATCCCCTTAGACCGCCTGCGTCGTGCCTCACCCTATGCCTCCCACCGTGCCAgcctcagccccacatcccccgTGGCCAagagcagccccagggcagggctgtgcacTGAGGGCGAGGAGCCGGTTGCAGCCCCAGAGCCTGGCTCACCCCAGTCCCACAGCACTTGCTCTGAGGTGCCCAGTGTGGCCGTGTGGGCACAGGCAGACAGCGGGCACGGCTCCGAGTCTGACACTGCCCCCCACTCAGCTGCCCCATCGGAAGCAGGCtggcaggatgtggggctggaggacctgGAAAGTGCCAGCTGGGCTACGGCGGTGGCCCTGGCGTGGCTGGAGCACCGCTGTGCTGCCTTCTTTGATGAATGGGAGCTGGTGGCAGCCAAGGCAGACGCgtggctgcaggcacagcagctgcctgaggGCCTGGACGTGAGCTGTCTCAAAGGGGCAGCCCGGCACTTGTTCCTGTTGCTGCGGCACTGGGACGAGAACATCACATTGAACATGCTGTGCTACAACCCCAACAACGTGTGA